Proteins encoded within one genomic window of Bacteroides sedimenti:
- a CDS encoding GDSL-type esterase/lipase family protein, giving the protein MKNLKIILAIGFMLILANKTFARNVIRVACIGNSITYGAGIPNRDKNSYPAQLQAYLGGGYLVQNFGVSGRTLLSKGDYPYIKTSAYKESLSFNPDIVIIKLGTNDSKPQNWKYKEDLKADFMSLVNSYKNLSSHPRIILLTPVKCFLPDGSEISDQLIGGEIRTFIEKMAYENQLEIINLYNLFGDKWEQHLMPDKLHPSSIGAGMIAEKIFECLTLKQGNKVNITKALHIQGKARFNFHGYKGYEFTNEGTTCRVVEPYVEAVGRPWIIRARFWDHEPQTDIALLENGFHLVYCDVADMYGSNKAVQRWNSLYRRLRKVGFNSKVVLEGMSRGGLIVYNWATQNPEKVACIYADAPVMDIKSWPMGTGKSEGSPDDTRKMLQVYGFGNEQEALNWKRNPIDCVSVIAKYRIPVIHVVGDADKVVPVDENTAIFEERLKQLNYPITVVHKPGVDHHPHSLNNPSTIVRFILKATGRSVNRCIHPVPGNEFRASAGWTEGADWHTISEDISATLQGKNLKLLLLGNSITQGWGGNRKAVTYKPGKRAMDAAVGENQWESAGIAGDRTQNLLWRIRYVNYNVCHPKYAVIAIGINNLFGEADTPEQVAEGIIAVANVAKIKLPQTQIILLGLLPAGKEVSSDIRIKCNQIHAILAKKPIKDVKYINPTSWFVDANGTIKSGLYGGDYIHLTTNGYQVFSEEISKLIK; this is encoded by the coding sequence ATGAAAAACTTAAAAATTATACTGGCCATAGGCTTTATGTTGATTCTGGCCAATAAAACCTTTGCCCGGAATGTCATAAGAGTCGCTTGTATAGGAAATAGCATTACCTATGGAGCAGGCATTCCTAATCGTGATAAAAACAGTTATCCGGCCCAGCTACAGGCTTATCTTGGAGGCGGCTATCTGGTTCAGAATTTTGGAGTATCCGGTCGGACACTTCTCTCGAAAGGAGATTACCCATACATTAAGACAAGTGCTTATAAAGAATCGTTGTCTTTCAATCCAGATATTGTGATTATTAAACTGGGGACAAATGATTCAAAACCTCAGAACTGGAAGTACAAAGAGGATCTGAAAGCCGATTTTATGTCACTGGTTAATAGCTATAAGAACTTATCCTCTCATCCTCGAATTATTCTGCTTACTCCTGTAAAATGCTTTTTACCCGATGGCTCTGAAATCAGCGATCAGCTCATAGGAGGAGAGATCCGGACGTTCATTGAAAAAATGGCCTATGAAAACCAACTTGAAATTATCAATCTGTACAACCTCTTTGGTGATAAATGGGAACAACACCTTATGCCTGATAAATTGCATCCCTCATCCATAGGTGCTGGAATGATTGCTGAAAAAATATTTGAATGCCTCACTCTAAAACAAGGAAATAAGGTTAATATTACAAAAGCGCTTCACATACAAGGTAAAGCAAGATTTAATTTCCATGGATATAAAGGGTACGAATTCACTAATGAAGGAACAACATGTCGGGTAGTTGAACCTTACGTCGAGGCTGTAGGGAGACCCTGGATTATCCGAGCTCGTTTTTGGGATCATGAACCACAAACAGATATTGCCTTGTTGGAGAATGGATTTCATTTAGTTTATTGCGATGTAGCCGATATGTATGGATCGAATAAGGCAGTGCAGCGCTGGAATAGTTTATACAGGAGGCTGCGTAAAGTTGGATTCAATAGTAAAGTTGTACTTGAAGGTATGAGTCGGGGAGGCTTAATTGTTTATAACTGGGCAACTCAAAATCCGGAAAAAGTAGCCTGTATTTACGCTGATGCCCCAGTGATGGATATAAAAAGCTGGCCAATGGGAACCGGCAAATCAGAAGGCTCGCCGGATGATACCAGGAAAATGCTTCAAGTATATGGTTTCGGTAATGAGCAAGAGGCGCTTAACTGGAAGAGAAATCCTATTGATTGCGTATCTGTGATAGCTAAATACAGAATCCCCGTTATTCATGTGGTGGGTGATGCAGACAAAGTGGTGCCTGTTGATGAAAATACGGCAATCTTTGAAGAACGACTCAAACAGTTGAACTACCCGATCACTGTTGTTCATAAACCCGGAGTGGACCACCATCCACATTCGCTGAATAACCCATCAACGATTGTTCGCTTTATACTCAAGGCTACTGGTAGAAGTGTTAATAGATGTATTCATCCCGTTCCGGGAAATGAATTTCGTGCTTCTGCTGGATGGACAGAAGGCGCTGACTGGCACACTATATCCGAGGATATTTCAGCTACCCTTCAAGGAAAGAATTTGAAGCTGTTATTGTTAGGCAATTCAATTACTCAAGGGTGGGGAGGTAACCGAAAAGCAGTGACTTATAAGCCAGGGAAAAGAGCGATGGATGCAGCCGTGGGGGAAAATCAATGGGAGAGTGCTGGAATTGCAGGAGACCGAACTCAGAATCTGTTGTGGCGCATTAGATATGTAAACTATAATGTTTGTCATCCTAAATATGCAGTAATTGCGATTGGAATTAATAATCTTTTTGGAGAAGCCGACACTCCTGAACAAGTAGCAGAAGGTATCATTGCCGTTGCCAATGTAGCAAAGATAAAACTGCCTCAGACACAAATAATTTTGTTGGGGCTCTTGCCTGCAGGGAAGGAAGTCTCAAGTGATATCAGAATCAAGTGCAACCAAATACATGCCATTTTGGCAAAAAAACCTATTAAAGATGTGAAGTATATTAATCCTACCAGCTGGTTTGTAGATGCAAACGGGACTATCAAATCAGGATTATATGGAGGGGATTATATACACCTGACAACTAACGGTTATCAGGTGTTTTCTGAAGAGATCTCAAAGCTAATAAAGTAA